A part of Mesoplodon densirostris isolate mMesDen1 chromosome 10, mMesDen1 primary haplotype, whole genome shotgun sequence genomic DNA contains:
- the NQO2 gene encoding ribosyldihydronicotinamide dehydrogenase [quinone], producing MAGKKVLIVYAHQEPRSFNGSLKDVAVAELSRQGCTVTVSDLYAMDFEPRATRKDITGALSRPESFSYSVEAYEACKKRSLTSDIIAEQKKVQEADLVMFQFPLYWFSVPAILKGWMDRVLCQGFAFDIPGFYDDSLLKGKLAILSLTTGGTADMYRKTGASGDFRYFLWPLQHGTLHFCGFKVLAPHISFAPEFASEEERREMVASWAQRLKTIWKEEPIPCSPPWYFGQ from the exons ATGGCAG GTAAGAAAGTGCTCATCGTCTACGCGCACCAAGAGCCCCGGTCTTTCAACGGGTCCTTGAAGGACGTGGCGGTGGCTGAACTGAGCCGGCAGGGCTGCACCGTCACCGTATCTGATCTCTATGCCATGGACTTTGAGCCGAGGGCCACAAGGAAAGATATCACTG GCGCCCTCTCCCGCCCCGAGTCCTTCAGCTACAGCGTGGAAGCGTACGAGGCCTGCAAGAAGAGGTCTCTGACCAGCGACATAATCGCCGAGCAGAAGAAGGTCCAGGAGGCCGACCTAGTGATGTTTCAG TTCCCGCTGTACTGGTTCAGCGTGCCGGCCATCCTGAAGGGCTGGATGGACAGGGTGCTGTGCCAGGGCTTTGCCTTCGACATCCCGGGATTCTACGACGACAGCCTCCTCAAG GGTAAACTAGCCATCCTGTCCTTAACCACGGGCGGCACGGCTGACATGTACAGGAAAACTGGAGCCAGCGGAGACTTCCGATACTTCCTGTGGCCCCTCCAG CACGGCACGCTGCACTTCTGTGGATTTAAGGTCCTTGCCCCTCATATCAGTTTTGCTCCTGAATTTGcatcagaagaagaaagaagggagatggTAGCCTCCTGGGCACAGAGGCTGAAGACCATCTGGAAGGAGGAGCCCATCCCCTGCTCGCCCCCCTGGTATTTCGGGCAGTGA